In a single window of the Arthrobacter sp. StoSoilA2 genome:
- a CDS encoding aromatic amino acid ammonia-lyase, which produces MSSEPRTFLIGTSPVDPVRVADAALDPAFHVKLNHDALSLIGRSREVLERAANSGQRIYGLNTLLGSGRDTAVEEKSVLAYQIQVVRYHNSGVGAHLDRPSARAVILARLIGFSRGGSGVRPETAQFYAELLNRGVLPAIPREGSVGSSDLTQLAAVAAVAIGEGEAIDANGTLVPGAKALADAGLQPLRLAPGEALAMVSANAYSVGAGTLALVRLQQLAELADVALSLSLEAIARYDGGGNLSPFSPAIQAGKAVDGQKDSAAAVRYLLRGGWLEDVRPEVSVQDALSFRSAPQTHGAFRSLVSQLGAALSVELNGRGDNPLVDIESGQMVSGGNFQPMQLALSFEGLRLALAHVGISSERRIAKLYPPQRVIRARHLEAAAGHLEGSSSNAISGSGPAAGLVQEELPGLLWYSAAGLLSELKFLAAPATLGAPTLSADVEDHSTLAPLALQQLERSLEALEKLLAIEALTASYLLFEAGAAQPLGKGTGAVAGRLADVLAHRPSAPDLVERARRELREVVALELPPMAQREGTT; this is translated from the coding sequence ATGTCCTCCGAGCCCCGGACCTTCTTGATCGGCACATCGCCGGTGGACCCTGTGCGCGTAGCGGACGCTGCCTTGGATCCGGCGTTTCACGTGAAACTCAACCATGATGCGTTGTCTTTGATCGGCCGATCACGCGAAGTGCTGGAGCGCGCTGCGAACTCAGGGCAGAGAATCTACGGCCTGAACACCCTCCTCGGATCCGGACGGGATACGGCCGTGGAGGAGAAGTCGGTTCTTGCCTATCAAATCCAAGTCGTCAGATACCACAACAGCGGCGTGGGCGCGCATCTGGACCGGCCCTCCGCCCGCGCTGTGATCCTCGCCCGGCTCATCGGCTTCAGCCGCGGCGGCTCCGGCGTGCGGCCGGAGACAGCGCAGTTCTATGCGGAACTGCTCAACCGTGGGGTTCTTCCCGCCATCCCGCGCGAAGGCTCAGTCGGCTCCTCCGACCTCACCCAGCTGGCCGCCGTCGCCGCCGTCGCCATCGGTGAAGGTGAAGCCATCGACGCGAACGGCACCCTGGTACCCGGGGCGAAAGCGCTCGCCGACGCCGGTCTTCAGCCGCTGCGGCTCGCGCCCGGTGAGGCCCTGGCCATGGTCAGCGCGAACGCCTACTCCGTGGGGGCCGGCACCCTTGCCTTGGTGCGCCTGCAACAGCTGGCGGAACTCGCCGACGTCGCGCTTTCCCTCTCGCTTGAAGCCATTGCAAGGTACGACGGCGGCGGGAACCTCAGCCCGTTTTCGCCGGCTATCCAAGCGGGCAAGGCGGTGGACGGGCAGAAGGACTCGGCGGCCGCCGTCCGTTACCTTTTGCGCGGCGGGTGGTTGGAGGACGTTCGTCCCGAAGTCTCGGTGCAGGATGCTTTGTCATTCCGTTCTGCGCCCCAGACGCATGGCGCTTTTCGCTCCCTGGTTTCACAACTCGGCGCTGCGTTGAGCGTGGAGCTCAACGGGCGTGGCGACAACCCCCTGGTTGATATTGAAAGCGGGCAAATGGTGTCCGGAGGGAATTTCCAACCGATGCAGCTGGCTCTTTCCTTTGAGGGCCTGCGGCTTGCGTTGGCGCACGTGGGGATTTCCAGCGAGCGGCGCATCGCCAAACTGTATCCGCCACAGCGGGTGATCCGGGCCAGACATCTGGAGGCTGCCGCCGGGCACCTGGAGGGTTCGTCGTCGAATGCGATCTCCGGGTCCGGACCGGCCGCGGGCCTTGTGCAGGAGGAGTTGCCCGGGCTGCTCTGGTACTCCGCAGCAGGACTGCTGTCCGAACTGAAGTTCCTGGCAGCGCCGGCGACGCTCGGGGCACCCACCCTCTCGGCCGACGTCGAGGACCACTCCACCTTGGCGCCGCTGGCGTTGCAGCAACTTGAAAGGTCCTTGGAGGCCTTGGAGAAATTGCTTGCTATTGAGGCTCTGACGGCGTCGTATCTGTTGTTCGAAGCGGGGGCCGCCCAACCGCTTGGGAAGGGGACCGGCGCCGTCGCGGGCCGGCTGGCTGATGTCCTGGCGCATCGGCCGTCCGCTCCGGACCTGGTGGAGCGCGCCCGACGTGAATTGCGTGAGGTGGTGGCGTTGGAATTGCCGCCGATGGCTCAAAGGGAGGGGACCACGTGA
- a CDS encoding carboxymuconolactone decarboxylase family protein, which translates to MPEQETKARLAGYLDKQQPELYATLSHYAQQVVGEADRTGVPRRTIELLNYLASQINGCAFCLDLHHRRALGYGETEQRLSLVAVYKEVALFEPAERVAMEITEQITRMSTSRPSPELFERAREHYNDEQISVLCMAAIGINAFNRLSILSEHPVRTAKPKS; encoded by the coding sequence ATGCCTGAACAGGAAACAAAAGCACGTCTCGCCGGCTATCTGGATAAGCAACAGCCCGAGCTGTACGCAACGCTGAGCCACTATGCCCAACAGGTGGTTGGAGAAGCCGACCGTACAGGTGTCCCACGCCGGACCATCGAACTTCTGAACTACCTTGCGTCGCAGATCAACGGCTGCGCATTCTGCCTGGACCTGCACCATCGCCGGGCCTTGGGGTACGGCGAAACGGAACAGCGTTTGTCCTTGGTGGCGGTCTACAAGGAAGTGGCGTTGTTTGAACCGGCTGAGCGGGTGGCCATGGAAATCACTGAGCAGATCACCCGGATGAGCACGTCACGGCCGAGCCCCGAACTCTTCGAGCGCGCCCGGGAGCACTACAACGACGAGCAAATCAGTGTTCTCTGCATGGCCGCGATTGGGATCAACGCCTTCAACCGCCTGTCCATCCTGAGCGAGCACCCCGTCAGGACGGCAAAGCCGAAGTCCTGA
- a CDS encoding cysteine synthase family protein: MSTAIRKQGAHAAAGLPDGLDASVLDKVGNTPLVKLEALGRGLGSTIHIKLESENPGGSIKDRTALSMVRAAERSGELQPGATIVESTSGNTGIGLALIGRLTGHPVVVVTGDTISQEKLAALHSYGARVVLTDWGAPSESPENARAVAARITAETPGAWRPMQFDNPANPAAHYQTTGPEIWEQTHGLVTHFVAGIGTGGTISGNGRFLKEKVAASRPGGHLEVIGADPYGSAYSGGHPGEILVDGVGNSWPQAEWPKAFDRSIVDRFLRIPNDEVYSTVHRLLDEEGLALGPSSGLAVAAALRVARAAPHGSVVVAIAPDAGTNYLSKAFNPVWLAENGIHLARDATE, translated from the coding sequence GTGAGTACCGCAATCAGGAAACAGGGCGCACATGCGGCGGCAGGGCTGCCGGATGGCCTGGATGCCTCCGTCCTGGATAAAGTGGGCAACACTCCGCTGGTGAAATTGGAAGCCCTGGGCCGTGGATTGGGCAGCACCATCCACATCAAGCTTGAGTCCGAGAACCCGGGCGGATCCATCAAGGACCGTACAGCGCTGAGCATGGTCCGGGCGGCGGAGCGCTCAGGAGAGTTACAGCCGGGCGCAACCATTGTGGAGAGCACGTCCGGTAATACCGGGATCGGGCTGGCGCTCATCGGGCGGCTGACGGGGCACCCCGTGGTGGTGGTTACGGGCGACACCATCTCCCAGGAGAAGCTCGCCGCACTCCACAGCTATGGTGCGCGCGTGGTGCTGACGGACTGGGGCGCGCCCTCCGAATCGCCGGAGAACGCCCGCGCTGTGGCAGCGCGGATCACGGCCGAAACGCCAGGTGCGTGGCGGCCCATGCAATTCGACAACCCTGCCAATCCTGCCGCGCACTACCAAACTACCGGGCCCGAGATTTGGGAGCAGACCCACGGCCTGGTGACGCATTTCGTGGCCGGCATCGGAACCGGCGGGACCATTAGCGGCAACGGCCGGTTCCTGAAAGAGAAGGTTGCAGCATCGCGGCCGGGCGGGCATCTTGAAGTGATAGGCGCCGACCCCTACGGCTCCGCCTACAGTGGTGGCCATCCTGGGGAGATCCTGGTGGACGGCGTGGGTAACTCCTGGCCACAGGCTGAATGGCCCAAGGCCTTTGACCGCTCCATTGTTGACCGTTTCCTGCGCATCCCCAACGACGAGGTCTACTCCACGGTGCATCGGCTCCTTGACGAAGAAGGGCTGGCGCTGGGTCCATCGTCCGGACTCGCGGTGGCTGCTGCCCTGCGCGTGGCCCGGGCCGCACCCCACGGTTCGGTGGTGGTTGCCATAGCGCCCGACGCCGGAACGAACTACCTGAGCAAGGCCTTCAACCCGGTGTGGCTGGCAGAGAACGGCATCCACCTGGCCCGCGACGCCACCGAATAG
- a CDS encoding rhodanese-like domain-containing protein — protein MSYAGDLTPQDAWAKLEEGAILVDVRTEAEWAHIGIPDTKATENDPLFIQWNLAGGIPNSRFIEDLQQQAPEGEGVELVFICRSGQRSISAAIAATQAGFTAYNVLEGFEGDPDRYGERTINGWKNRGLPTNLGND, from the coding sequence ATGAGCTACGCAGGTGACCTGACCCCGCAGGACGCGTGGGCCAAGCTTGAAGAAGGCGCAATCCTGGTAGACGTCCGCACCGAGGCCGAGTGGGCCCACATCGGCATCCCGGACACCAAAGCCACAGAGAATGATCCCCTGTTTATTCAGTGGAACCTCGCCGGTGGCATTCCCAACTCCCGCTTCATCGAGGACCTGCAGCAGCAGGCACCCGAGGGTGAGGGAGTGGAGCTCGTTTTCATCTGCCGCTCAGGCCAGCGCTCCATCTCGGCCGCCATCGCCGCGACGCAGGCCGGGTTCACCGCCTACAACGTGCTTGAGGGCTTCGAAGGTGACCCCGACCGTTACGGCGAACGGACCATCAACGGCTGGAAGAACCGCGGCCTGCCAACCAACCTGGGGAACGACTAA
- a CDS encoding NtaA/DmoA family FMN-dependent monooxygenase (This protein belongs to a clade of FMN-dependent monooxygenases, within a broader family of flavin-dependent oxidoreductases, the luciferase-like monooxygenase (LMM) family, some of whose members use coenzyme F420 rather than FMN.) has product MNGQGSSTLKPMLHFGWFVGHGFGVQGWGTPGYSLGYDWKKPALYQDAVRAFEQSGLDLFIIEDSLTVPDTYGGTAEVSLAHASFAPKHDPLALVPYLLSATEHLGIVPTVSASFYPPFTAARLLATLQHFSEGQLGWNVVTSGSDLAAQNYGLDQQIEHDLRYEKAEEFVDVVRRLWRSWEPDAVLEDVEAGVFADHTKVHPINHQGDFFKVRGPLNTAPLPEEPVLVQAGASPRGKAFAGGHADVAIALARGVDGMKAYRDSIRAEAAKAGRNPDDVKVLFVLKPTVVGSSAEAGELRAQRRELTQRDIDSQLNSISYLSVIDFKQFDLDAPLPELSTNSNQGTLEHFAKAAPPGSTLRQILQARSGGAGDSIIGTVGEIADYLEETGEAVGGDGFLFSGFVDPVTVHGVLDKLTPELRRRGLLRKSYGDGGFRQNLLDF; this is encoded by the coding sequence GTGAACGGACAAGGCAGCTCTACACTCAAGCCCATGCTGCATTTTGGATGGTTCGTGGGGCACGGTTTTGGTGTCCAGGGATGGGGAACTCCCGGCTACAGCCTGGGCTACGACTGGAAGAAGCCTGCCCTGTATCAAGACGCCGTCCGCGCGTTTGAGCAATCCGGCCTTGACCTCTTCATCATCGAGGACTCCCTTACTGTTCCCGATACCTATGGCGGCACTGCCGAGGTCTCGCTGGCACACGCCTCCTTTGCGCCCAAACATGATCCTTTGGCCCTGGTGCCGTACCTTCTGTCCGCCACCGAGCACCTTGGAATCGTCCCGACGGTCAGCGCATCGTTCTATCCGCCTTTCACTGCGGCCCGCCTCCTGGCCACGCTGCAGCACTTCTCCGAGGGGCAGTTGGGATGGAACGTCGTAACTTCCGGCAGCGACCTCGCAGCACAGAATTACGGTTTGGACCAGCAGATTGAACACGACCTTCGATATGAGAAGGCGGAGGAATTCGTCGACGTCGTCCGCAGGCTTTGGCGGAGCTGGGAACCGGACGCCGTCCTTGAGGACGTTGAGGCCGGCGTGTTCGCCGACCACACCAAAGTGCACCCCATTAACCACCAAGGCGACTTCTTCAAGGTCCGCGGTCCCCTCAACACCGCACCTCTGCCGGAGGAGCCCGTACTGGTGCAGGCCGGCGCTTCTCCCCGCGGCAAAGCGTTCGCGGGTGGGCATGCAGACGTGGCGATCGCCTTGGCCCGTGGCGTTGACGGCATGAAGGCCTACCGGGATTCCATCCGTGCCGAGGCTGCAAAGGCGGGCAGGAACCCCGACGACGTCAAGGTACTTTTCGTGCTGAAGCCCACCGTGGTTGGTTCATCGGCCGAGGCCGGGGAGTTGCGTGCGCAGCGCCGGGAGCTTACCCAGCGTGATATCGACAGCCAGCTCAATTCGATCTCCTACCTGTCCGTGATCGACTTCAAGCAATTCGACCTTGATGCGCCGTTGCCCGAATTGAGCACCAACAGCAACCAAGGCACGTTGGAGCACTTCGCCAAGGCGGCGCCTCCGGGGTCTACCCTGCGCCAGATCCTTCAGGCACGCAGCGGTGGCGCCGGTGATTCAATCATCGGCACGGTTGGTGAAATCGCGGATTATCTCGAGGAGACCGGCGAGGCTGTGGGTGGCGACGGCTTCCTCTTCTCCGGCTTCGTGGACCCCGTCACCGTGCACGGCGTGTTGGACAAGCTCACTCCCGAACTGCGCCGCCGTGGCCTGTTGAGGAAGAGTTACGGCGACGGTGGCTTCCGCCAGAATCTTCTGGACTTCTGA
- a CDS encoding GMC oxidoreductase: protein MDHVFFLNQEEWKDVRETEQFDHIVIGSGFCGYAFAERTLTVNPQARILVIERGPFFLPQHFQNLPLPYRETLGGLSETFPWRLAAATANQPAGKISWQHGMVPFYGGRSIMWSAWCPRPEEDEMRGWPRAVMDAAKAHFTTAEDLLNVVSADQIDAGASADVVDLINNTRPVYGIMQKALQDRLAAGLHKIDSATRSMPAPLAAASGATSGIDFAKFSTPSVLLELSDRQQRLAAAGKGSPLRIVTDCTVNSIIQQDGRATALDTSRGVVNIGDANLVLAMGTLPPATLVLNSFPEVPGVGEQFSAHFITSVVARVPRKDFEFSEALGELELAAIYMAGMSPAGMQYHVQLSVLSDRSPDKNAQKSERYAPDVVATASLAQLQSSEDYLVFVCAVLGELDIDNPENHLRYSGGADPTNNVTLQVLANSTDDATWDTMDEGTFQMLERVLSPDGADHVEYWHGDPDTGTWGSDRPGIPERRVPGLVHESSSLPIGEDEDSTVGTDYRLNGVENVYVAGGSLWPTGGSWNPTMTMVALTQDLAERLEADGGTGVAL, encoded by the coding sequence ATGGACCACGTATTTTTCCTCAACCAGGAAGAATGGAAAGACGTCCGCGAAACGGAACAATTCGATCATATTGTCATCGGCAGCGGGTTCTGCGGGTACGCGTTCGCGGAGAGGACCCTGACCGTTAACCCCCAGGCCAGGATCCTGGTTATTGAGCGGGGTCCGTTCTTCCTGCCCCAGCATTTCCAGAACCTTCCGTTGCCCTATCGCGAGACCCTGGGCGGACTTTCTGAAACATTCCCATGGAGGCTGGCTGCCGCCACGGCCAACCAACCCGCCGGCAAGATCTCCTGGCAGCACGGAATGGTTCCGTTCTATGGTGGCCGCTCCATTATGTGGAGCGCTTGGTGTCCGCGACCTGAAGAGGACGAGATGCGCGGGTGGCCACGCGCAGTCATGGATGCCGCAAAAGCGCACTTCACCACTGCAGAGGATCTGCTGAATGTGGTCAGCGCCGACCAAATCGACGCCGGGGCGTCTGCCGACGTCGTGGATCTCATCAACAACACCCGGCCCGTCTACGGGATCATGCAGAAGGCACTACAGGACCGGCTGGCGGCCGGCTTGCACAAGATTGACTCGGCCACCCGCTCCATGCCAGCACCATTGGCAGCAGCTTCGGGCGCGACCTCAGGCATTGACTTCGCCAAATTCTCAACGCCATCGGTGCTGCTTGAACTATCGGACAGGCAGCAACGGCTGGCAGCAGCAGGCAAGGGATCCCCGCTCCGCATCGTTACGGACTGCACTGTCAACAGCATCATCCAGCAGGACGGCCGGGCCACAGCGCTCGATACCAGCCGCGGTGTGGTGAACATCGGAGACGCAAACCTGGTGCTTGCCATGGGCACGTTGCCACCTGCCACCCTGGTCCTCAATTCGTTCCCCGAAGTGCCTGGAGTCGGTGAGCAGTTCAGCGCCCACTTCATTACGTCCGTCGTTGCCAGGGTCCCCCGCAAGGACTTCGAGTTCAGCGAGGCCCTGGGCGAGTTGGAACTGGCCGCCATCTACATGGCAGGCATGAGTCCCGCGGGCATGCAGTACCACGTGCAGCTCTCGGTGCTCTCGGATCGGAGCCCGGATAAGAACGCCCAGAAGTCCGAGCGTTACGCACCTGACGTCGTTGCCACCGCCTCGCTGGCCCAATTGCAGTCCTCGGAGGACTACCTGGTGTTCGTGTGCGCGGTACTGGGCGAGCTGGACATCGATAACCCGGAAAACCACCTGCGCTATTCCGGTGGAGCGGACCCCACCAACAACGTGACTCTTCAGGTCCTGGCCAACTCCACGGACGATGCCACATGGGACACCATGGACGAGGGCACTTTCCAGATGTTGGAACGCGTGCTGTCACCCGACGGCGCGGATCATGTTGAGTATTGGCACGGCGATCCGGACACCGGAACCTGGGGATCGGACCGGCCCGGCATTCCCGAGCGCCGCGTCCCGGGACTCGTGCACGAGAGCTCCAGCCTTCCCATCGGCGAGGACGAGGACTCCACCGTCGGCACCGACTACCGCCTCAACGGCGTCGAAAATGTCTATGTCGCGGGCGGTTCGCTGTGGCCGACCGGCGGGTCCTGGAACCCAACCATGACCATGGTTGCGTTGACGCAGGACCTCGCCGAACGGTTGGAGGCCGACGGCGGCACGGGAGTTGCGCTGTGA
- a CDS encoding DUF1737 domain-containing protein: MPEPTEEKLSYRLITGPDTREFCERITTALADGYVLHGSPAATFNGTDVIVAQAVVLPAAIANADAAVANAVDQLENDDDEEAFEGHA; the protein is encoded by the coding sequence ATGCCTGAACCCACTGAAGAAAAACTCTCCTACCGCCTGATTACAGGTCCGGATACCCGTGAATTCTGCGAGCGGATCACCACGGCACTCGCCGACGGCTACGTGCTCCACGGCAGCCCGGCAGCCACGTTCAATGGCACGGATGTCATCGTGGCGCAGGCGGTCGTCCTGCCCGCTGCCATCGCCAACGCAGACGCCGCCGTCGCGAATGCTGTTGACCAGTTGGAGAACGACGACGACGAAGAAGCATTCGAGGGACACGCATGA
- a CDS encoding cupin domain-containing protein, with the protein MTDVDLAGGSPGIHFASPDAASPNAASPDAKEWIKRLDMTPSGVGGWFAPAMVSDELIAGRALPPRFGSDHPLYSSNWYLLQAGEVLQLHTLKQDELWFFHLGTPIRLHVFSQTEGYSSTVFGPDPESGEILHGAAPHSTWFGAELAGDGFVLASCSLSPGYEPSDSAKPTSEDVEALVAQFPGQSELIRRLAAG; encoded by the coding sequence ATGACTGATGTGGATCTGGCAGGCGGGAGCCCAGGCATCCACTTCGCCAGCCCGGACGCGGCCAGCCCGAACGCAGCCAGCCCCGACGCGAAGGAGTGGATCAAGCGGTTGGACATGACGCCGTCGGGCGTTGGCGGCTGGTTCGCGCCGGCAATGGTGAGCGACGAGCTAATCGCCGGGCGGGCATTGCCACCTCGCTTTGGCAGTGACCATCCGCTGTACAGCTCCAACTGGTACCTGTTGCAGGCGGGCGAAGTCCTCCAGCTGCACACTTTGAAGCAGGACGAGCTGTGGTTCTTCCATCTGGGCACCCCCATTCGGCTGCACGTTTTTTCGCAGACAGAGGGGTACTCATCAACGGTCTTCGGTCCGGATCCGGAGTCTGGTGAGATTCTGCATGGCGCGGCGCCGCATTCCACATGGTTCGGGGCTGAGCTGGCTGGGGACGGGTTTGTCCTGGCGAGCTGCAGCCTGTCCCCCGGCTATGAACCGAGCGATTCCGCGAAGCCCACGAGCGAAGATGTGGAGGCACTCGTGGCGCAGTTCCCTGGTCAGTCGGAGTTGATCAGGAGGCTCGCGGCCGGCTAA
- a CDS encoding PAS domain-containing protein has translation MTAVPALDPAVLPNVPPMTVADVLDRQDGVFWVVKDANSVFLWVNQNFADLVGMTKDQLIGHQDSRAAHVAHDKEVMASGKPLLNFHEVIEVPLKDGGTVNVEIVTQKGLLRSLDTGAIIGITVCFSLADPPND, from the coding sequence GTGACCGCGGTTCCGGCCCTGGACCCGGCAGTCCTGCCTAACGTGCCGCCGATGACAGTTGCCGACGTCCTGGACAGGCAGGATGGCGTCTTTTGGGTGGTCAAGGACGCCAACTCCGTTTTCCTGTGGGTGAACCAGAACTTCGCGGACCTCGTGGGGATGACCAAGGACCAGTTGATTGGGCATCAGGACTCGCGGGCAGCCCATGTTGCCCATGACAAGGAGGTGATGGCCAGCGGAAAACCCCTGCTCAATTTCCACGAAGTCATCGAGGTTCCGTTGAAGGATGGCGGGACGGTGAACGTGGAAATCGTGACCCAGAAGGGGCTCCTCCGGTCGCTGGACACCGGGGCCATCATCGGGATCACTGTCTGCTTCTCACTTGCGGATCCCCCCAATGACTGA
- a CDS encoding O-succinylhomoserine sulfhydrylase has translation MTFNPDAASWSPDTQAVRGGLDRTNFQETSEPVFLNSGFVYESAAAAERAFTGEDERFVYSRYGNPSVATFQERLRLLEGTEACFATASGMSAVFTALGALLAAGDRVVAARSLFGSCFVILNEILPRWGVETVFVDGPDLDQWRAALSEPTTAVFFESPSNPMQEIVDIAAVSELAHAAGATVVVDNVFATPLLQRCGDLGADVIVYSGTKHIDGQGRVLGGAILGTKEFIDGPVKQLMRHTGPSLSAFNAWVLTKGLETIGLRVNHSSASALKIAEWLEQQPAINWVKYPLLKSHPQYELAAKQMKAGGTVLTFELLPSSGRSAKDAAFALLDGLRVIDISNNLGDSKSLITHPATTTHRAMGPEGRAAIGLSDGVVRLSVGLEDVDDLILDLEKALKQV, from the coding sequence GTGACTTTCAATCCCGATGCCGCCAGCTGGAGCCCTGACACCCAGGCAGTACGCGGCGGCCTTGACCGTACCAACTTCCAGGAGACGTCCGAACCCGTTTTCCTGAACTCCGGCTTCGTCTACGAATCCGCTGCCGCCGCCGAACGCGCCTTCACCGGCGAGGACGAACGCTTCGTTTACTCCCGCTACGGCAACCCGTCCGTGGCCACGTTCCAGGAACGCTTGCGGTTGCTCGAAGGAACCGAGGCATGCTTCGCGACGGCGTCCGGCATGTCCGCGGTGTTCACCGCCTTGGGTGCCCTCCTGGCTGCCGGTGATCGCGTGGTTGCCGCCCGTTCCCTGTTCGGCTCGTGCTTCGTGATCCTCAACGAGATCCTGCCGCGCTGGGGCGTAGAGACCGTGTTTGTCGACGGTCCCGACCTCGACCAGTGGCGGGCTGCCCTCTCCGAACCGACCACCGCCGTATTCTTCGAGTCGCCCTCGAACCCCATGCAGGAAATCGTGGACATCGCCGCCGTCAGCGAGCTGGCGCATGCTGCGGGAGCGACCGTCGTCGTCGACAACGTCTTTGCCACACCCCTGCTGCAGCGTTGCGGTGACCTGGGCGCGGACGTCATTGTGTACTCCGGAACCAAGCACATCGATGGCCAGGGGCGTGTCCTCGGCGGCGCAATCCTGGGCACCAAGGAATTCATCGACGGCCCGGTCAAGCAGTTGATGCGGCACACCGGACCTTCACTCTCCGCCTTCAATGCCTGGGTGTTGACCAAGGGCCTGGAGACGATCGGCCTGCGGGTGAACCACAGCTCGGCGTCTGCTTTGAAAATCGCGGAATGGCTCGAGCAGCAGCCTGCCATTAACTGGGTCAAGTACCCCTTGCTGAAATCGCACCCTCAGTACGAGCTGGCAGCCAAGCAAATGAAGGCCGGCGGTACCGTGCTGACCTTCGAGTTGCTGCCCTCCTCCGGGCGTTCGGCCAAGGATGCCGCGTTTGCGTTGCTGGACGGTCTGCGCGTCATCGACATCTCCAACAACCTGGGCGACTCCAAGTCCCTCATCACGCACCCGGCCACCACCACCCACCGGGCCATGGGGCCCGAAGGGCGTGCGGCCATTGGGCTGAGCGACGGCGTGGTCCGTTTGTCCGTTGGCCTGGAAGACGTGGACGATCTCATTTTGGATCTGGAGAAGGCCCTCAAACAGGTCTAA
- a CDS encoding glutamate--cysteine ligase, producing MRTFGVEEELLIVDPVTGEPLALADALLAGPEAALETGMGLSHELKLEQIETQTRPCHTFTELLQQIRRGRAMADDAARKHNARVAAIATSPLAKNTHTTPDPRFAVMLERFGLTAHEQLTCGFHVHTAVESPEEGVVVLDHIRDKLAVLTAISANSPYWRGLPTGFESYRIQAWNRWPTSGPSAVFGSLTAYRRMVQRLLDTGVLLDEGMIYFDARISRNHPTVEVRVADVCLRSEDAALIAVLVRALVETASLEMLDGVEPASVPTALLRMASWQASNSGLRGDLLDFGDFRPQPAADVVWALVDYLSPVLDDQGELELVKAGIADVLERGNGAREQREAAERFNNRQRDARNPPGSPPSREALGAVVGHAVKATIRGAAADARKDPAHNLTAPILTRVRRP from the coding sequence ATGCGGACTTTCGGGGTGGAGGAAGAGCTACTCATCGTCGATCCTGTGACGGGCGAGCCCCTGGCCCTCGCGGATGCTCTGCTCGCAGGGCCGGAAGCGGCGCTTGAAACCGGGATGGGGCTCAGCCACGAACTGAAGCTGGAGCAGATCGAAACCCAGACCCGGCCGTGCCATACCTTCACCGAGCTCCTCCAGCAGATCCGGCGTGGACGTGCCATGGCCGATGACGCTGCCAGGAAGCACAACGCCCGGGTGGCCGCGATTGCCACCTCGCCCCTGGCCAAAAACACCCATACCACCCCGGATCCCCGCTTCGCCGTGATGCTTGAGCGCTTCGGGTTGACGGCCCACGAGCAACTGACCTGCGGTTTCCATGTGCACACCGCAGTGGAGTCACCTGAAGAGGGCGTGGTGGTCCTCGACCACATCCGCGACAAACTTGCTGTCTTGACGGCCATCAGCGCCAATTCCCCCTACTGGCGTGGGTTGCCCACGGGTTTCGAGAGCTATCGGATCCAGGCCTGGAACCGGTGGCCAACGTCCGGGCCTTCTGCCGTTTTTGGCTCGTTGACTGCCTACCGGCGCATGGTCCAACGCCTCCTGGACACCGGGGTTCTCCTTGATGAGGGCATGATCTACTTCGACGCCCGCATCTCCCGCAACCATCCCACTGTGGAAGTCAGGGTGGCTGACGTCTGCCTCCGCTCGGAGGACGCAGCCTTGATTGCGGTGCTTGTGAGGGCATTGGTTGAGACTGCTTCCCTGGAAATGCTCGACGGCGTTGAGCCCGCCTCGGTTCCGACTGCCCTGCTCCGGATGGCGAGTTGGCAAGCGAGCAACTCCGGACTTCGGGGAGACCTCCTGGACTTTGGCGACTTCCGTCCCCAGCCGGCAGCGGACGTGGTCTGGGCTTTGGTGGATTACCTGAGCCCTGTCCTGGATGACCAAGGTGAACTGGAACTGGTGAAGGCCGGAATCGCGGACGTTCTTGAGCGCGGGAACGGGGCCCGGGAGCAACGCGAAGCAGCAGAGCGTTTCAACAACCGGCAACGTGACGCCCGGAATCCGCCAGGGAGTCCGCCGAGCAGGGAGGCCTTGGGGGCGGTGGTTGGGCATGCGGTGAAGGCGACGATTCGTGGTGCTGCCGCAGATGCGCGTAAGGACCCGGCCCACAACCTGACCGCGCCCATCCTGACGAGGGTCCGCAGGCCTTAG